One part of the Natronosalvus amylolyticus genome encodes these proteins:
- a CDS encoding TIGR03619 family F420-dependent LLM class oxidoreductase, translating into MSATRDIEFGVMLSSTSNNYGLSDDELPAVFREMGMAIEDHGFDVLVAGDHIAYPEEIPTDYEFSKSGEPPFGHTTSVYNVFQVLAQVGALTDDLRLGTNVCAVPYRHPIDLTKQVLSLDSLTGGRFDFGVAPGWLKTEFDALDVPFEERGSRTDEFLALFNRAREEGELSFDGRHHSFDTVGFHPEPAGDIPIWVGGYSGATFRRIAEFADGWTTLWDTPEEVVAARKRIMNAWTDYDRDGEPEIAVLRPVNVQPGESTDRVLTGDPDDIIEDVQAYIDAGATRLIVDFFTTDIDAQKEQLEYMGEEIIPSFS; encoded by the coding sequence ATGTCCGCTACAAGAGACATAGAGTTCGGTGTGATGCTCTCCTCGACGAGCAACAACTACGGACTCAGTGACGACGAGCTGCCAGCGGTGTTTCGGGAGATGGGGATGGCAATCGAGGACCACGGCTTCGACGTCCTCGTCGCCGGCGACCACATCGCCTACCCCGAAGAGATTCCGACCGACTACGAGTTCTCGAAATCCGGCGAACCGCCCTTCGGCCACACGACCAGCGTCTACAACGTCTTCCAGGTGCTGGCCCAGGTCGGCGCGCTCACCGACGATCTCCGCCTGGGGACAAACGTCTGTGCTGTTCCGTATCGCCACCCAATCGATCTCACCAAGCAAGTGCTGTCGCTCGATTCGCTCACCGGCGGCCGCTTCGACTTCGGCGTCGCGCCCGGCTGGCTCAAAACCGAATTCGACGCGCTCGACGTCCCGTTCGAAGAGCGCGGCTCACGGACCGACGAGTTCCTGGCACTCTTCAATCGCGCTCGAGAAGAGGGCGAACTCTCCTTCGACGGTCGTCACCACTCGTTCGACACCGTCGGCTTCCATCCCGAACCCGCAGGCGACATTCCGATCTGGGTCGGCGGCTACTCCGGGGCGACCTTCCGCCGGATCGCCGAGTTCGCCGACGGCTGGACGACGCTCTGGGACACCCCCGAAGAGGTCGTCGCCGCCCGTAAACGGATCATGAACGCCTGGACTGACTACGACCGTGATGGCGAACCAGAAATCGCCGTCCTTCGGCCGGTGAACGTCCAACCTGGCGAGTCGACCGACCGCGTGCTGACCGGCGACCCGGACGACATTATCGAGGACGTTCAGGCGTACATCGACGCCGGCGCAACCCGACTCATCGTCGACTTCTTCACGACCGATATCGACGCCCAGAAAGAACAACTCGAGTACATGGGCGAGGAAATCATCCCGTCGTTCTCCTAG
- a CDS encoding thiolase domain-containing protein, with protein MRDAYVIGAGGSQYGAFPTESYRSMFRTAFESTTASVDNGIDAGDIDEAFIGMISIGGRQLGLSGPAVTEHVGLHGVPTTRLENACAASGYAVRQAVQAVRSGMADVVLAGGVEMMTDLSSDTTRYWFGVSGETEWERMAGTTFSGVYAQIASAHMAEYGTEREQLSKIAVKSHANGALNPDAHLGFECSLEQAEGAGVVADPLTLYHCCPTSDGAAAVLVASEDVVEQYTDDPVRIAGVGAASDGVGLFQRDSYTSLPATKQAAETAYEMAGVGPDAIDFAEVHDCFSIAEILAYEDLGFCEPGEGGTLIEDGVTTLEGDLPVNTSGGLKSKGHPIGATGAGQVYEAFKQLRGDAGDRQVEDAQVGLTHNVGGSGGAAVVHVLEGPEVDA; from the coding sequence ATGCGCGATGCATACGTGATCGGTGCAGGCGGGAGCCAGTACGGGGCGTTCCCGACCGAAAGCTACCGATCGATGTTTCGAACCGCGTTCGAGTCGACGACGGCGAGCGTCGACAACGGCATTGACGCCGGGGATATCGACGAGGCGTTTATCGGCATGATCAGCATCGGTGGCCGACAACTCGGGCTTTCCGGGCCCGCGGTTACCGAACACGTGGGGCTCCACGGCGTGCCGACGACCCGCCTCGAGAACGCCTGCGCAGCAAGCGGGTACGCCGTTCGTCAGGCCGTCCAGGCCGTCCGCTCGGGAATGGCAGACGTCGTGCTCGCTGGCGGGGTCGAAATGATGACGGACCTGAGCAGTGACACCACTCGTTACTGGTTCGGCGTCTCCGGTGAGACCGAGTGGGAACGGATGGCGGGGACGACGTTTTCCGGGGTCTACGCCCAGATCGCCAGCGCCCACATGGCAGAGTACGGCACCGAGCGCGAACAGCTCTCGAAGATCGCCGTCAAGAGCCACGCCAACGGTGCGTTGAACCCCGACGCTCACCTCGGATTCGAGTGCTCGCTCGAGCAGGCTGAGGGTGCTGGTGTCGTGGCCGACCCGCTGACGCTGTATCACTGCTGTCCGACGAGCGACGGTGCGGCCGCCGTGCTGGTCGCGAGCGAGGACGTCGTCGAGCAGTACACGGACGACCCAGTCCGTATTGCGGGCGTCGGTGCGGCGAGCGACGGTGTCGGGCTGTTCCAGCGCGATTCGTACACCAGTCTCCCGGCGACGAAGCAAGCCGCCGAGACGGCCTACGAGATGGCTGGGGTTGGCCCGGACGCTATCGACTTCGCCGAGGTGCACGACTGTTTCTCTATCGCCGAAATCCTGGCCTACGAGGACCTCGGCTTTTGCGAACCGGGCGAGGGCGGTACGTTGATCGAAGACGGCGTGACGACGCTCGAGGGCGATCTGCCCGTCAACACCTCGGGCGGTCTCAAATCGAAGGGCCACCCGATCGGGGCGACGGGGGCGGGACAGGTCTACGAGGCGTTCAAGCAACTGCGCGGTGACGCGGGTGACCGACAGGTCGAGGATGCGCAGGTCGGGCTCACGCACAACGTCGGCGGCAGCGGGGGCGCGGCCGTCGTTCACGTTCTCGAGGGGCCGGAGGTGGACGCATGA
- a CDS encoding acyl-CoA dehydrogenase family protein — protein MISNPGLEERHEDLREEVQAFCDETIRPVVEEHEREGRFPLEVVDQLGDAGLYGITIPEEYGGEGMDYRSFEVVVEELSRVWKIPAGVVSLSCSLVGTALAEFGTDWQREEWLTPIFTENQVTAVSLTEPQAGSDAGSIESTAVRDGDDLVINGHKVWTSHGEVSDFLIMTARTGDEGTHDDVSLIGIPDPQSVDGLEFVRDIPCMEGDAVVENEVEYNDVRVPAEYIIGEEGRGFRYIMQSLDVGRIGAAAQGVGIAQGAMDASVEFADEREQFGKPIRYNQGVSFKLADMAMNVQAARLMTLWAAQNLDAGERVSQQAAMAKTFATDVAMDVTTEAVQVHGSRGYSKDYPVERFMREAKGTQIYEGTNEINREVISRNLYD, from the coding sequence ATGATATCCAATCCCGGGCTCGAGGAGCGACACGAGGACCTCCGCGAGGAGGTGCAGGCGTTCTGTGACGAGACGATTCGTCCCGTAGTCGAGGAACACGAACGCGAGGGACGATTCCCGCTCGAGGTCGTCGACCAACTCGGCGACGCAGGGCTGTACGGAATCACGATTCCCGAGGAGTACGGCGGCGAAGGCATGGACTACCGGTCGTTCGAAGTCGTCGTCGAAGAGCTCTCGCGCGTATGGAAGATCCCCGCGGGCGTCGTCTCCCTGTCCTGTTCGCTCGTCGGCACCGCACTCGCGGAGTTCGGTACGGACTGGCAACGCGAGGAGTGGCTCACGCCGATTTTCACCGAGAATCAGGTCACCGCCGTCTCGTTGACCGAGCCGCAGGCCGGCAGCGACGCTGGCTCCATCGAATCGACGGCCGTTCGCGACGGTGACGACCTCGTGATCAACGGTCACAAGGTCTGGACCTCCCACGGCGAGGTCTCCGATTTCCTCATCATGACCGCCCGAACCGGTGATGAAGGCACCCACGACGACGTCAGCCTCATCGGTATCCCAGATCCACAGAGCGTCGACGGCCTCGAGTTCGTTCGCGACATTCCGTGTATGGAAGGCGACGCCGTCGTCGAAAACGAAGTCGAATACAACGACGTCCGCGTCCCCGCGGAGTACATCATCGGCGAGGAAGGCCGGGGCTTCAGATATATCATGCAATCGCTCGACGTGGGCCGAATCGGTGCGGCCGCCCAGGGCGTCGGCATCGCCCAGGGCGCGATGGATGCGAGCGTCGAGTTCGCCGACGAGCGCGAACAGTTCGGGAAACCAATACGGTACAATCAGGGCGTCTCCTTCAAACTCGCCGACATGGCGATGAACGTTCAGGCCGCCCGCCTGATGACGCTGTGGGCCGCCCAGAACCTCGATGCCGGCGAGCGCGTCAGTCAGCAAGCCGCGATGGCGAAAACGTTCGCGACCGACGTTGCCATGGACGTCACCACCGAAGCCGTCCAGGTCCACGGCTCGAGGGGCTATTCGAAAGATTACCCCGTTGAACGGTTCATGCGCGAGGCCAAGGGTACCCAGATATACGAGGGAACCAACGAGATCAACCGCGAAGTTATCAGCCGAAACCTCTACGACTAG
- a CDS encoding archaea-specific SMC-related protein, producing MSSELLQSATLEVENIGGIDRTEVDVEPGITVLSGRNATNRTSLLQAFMAALGSERASLKADAEAGHAELELEGKTYIRHLERAGNEIRMDGEPYLEDAELADLFAFLLESNEARRTVTTQGDLRELVLRPVDTGAIEREIERLKSEKDEISSELDKLESLKRELPELEQERTQLEEKIAGKREELSSVQEAIEEIDHEATERSDAEDELDERLGELSNLRSSLEDVEFDIETERESLEALREDREELTDEKTELPASDPGAEDEIDEEIETLQSRAKSLDRAVRQLQDIVQFNEEMLEGTHPEVREALLQGDAGGAGDEVTDQLLESDDSVLCWTCGSEVDRTQIESTLEQMRSLHASKLNQQKDLEEQIRELRSQRRKLESTRERRRSIETRLDEISTEIVTREDRLESLQDRRDELEGEIDDVSSTVEELEAAVAEESDDDGPQMLELNKEANDLEFTLGRLERERESVSDDIDEIEASLAREETLEDRLESIRDELENQRTRIERIEREAVESFNEHMATVLEVLDYSNIERIWLERVERTVREGRRTVNRGEFDLHVIRSAADGRTYEDTIEHLSESEREVTGLIFALAGYLVHEVYEELPFVLLDSLESLDSDRIASLVEYFGEYCDYLVVALLPEDARALDDEHTFIESI from the coding sequence ATGTCTTCAGAACTGCTACAATCTGCCACGCTCGAAGTCGAGAATATCGGTGGCATCGATCGCACTGAAGTGGACGTCGAACCCGGGATCACTGTCCTCTCCGGTCGCAATGCGACGAACCGAACCTCGCTCTTGCAAGCGTTTATGGCGGCACTTGGGAGTGAGCGAGCCTCGTTAAAAGCGGATGCCGAAGCAGGACACGCCGAACTCGAACTCGAGGGGAAAACGTACATTCGACATCTCGAGCGTGCTGGAAACGAGATTCGAATGGATGGAGAACCGTATCTGGAGGATGCAGAGCTGGCTGACCTGTTTGCTTTCCTGCTCGAATCAAACGAGGCGCGTAGAACTGTCACGACTCAGGGGGATCTTCGCGAACTCGTCCTTCGGCCGGTCGACACTGGGGCCATTGAACGGGAGATAGAGCGGTTAAAATCGGAGAAGGACGAGATATCTTCGGAACTCGACAAGCTAGAATCGTTGAAGCGGGAACTCCCCGAACTCGAACAGGAACGAACTCAACTGGAAGAGAAAATTGCAGGCAAACGTGAGGAACTGTCGTCTGTACAGGAAGCTATCGAGGAAATCGACCACGAAGCGACCGAGCGATCGGACGCTGAGGACGAACTCGATGAACGATTGGGCGAACTGAGCAATCTGCGTTCATCACTCGAAGACGTGGAGTTCGATATCGAGACTGAACGTGAGAGTCTCGAGGCACTTCGAGAGGATCGTGAGGAATTGACGGACGAGAAAACGGAGTTGCCTGCTTCTGACCCTGGTGCGGAAGACGAAATCGACGAGGAAATCGAAACGCTTCAGTCTCGAGCCAAGTCACTCGACAGGGCGGTTCGTCAGTTGCAGGATATCGTCCAGTTTAACGAGGAAATGCTCGAGGGGACCCACCCTGAAGTGCGAGAGGCACTCTTGCAAGGCGACGCTGGTGGAGCGGGTGACGAAGTGACGGACCAGTTGTTAGAAAGTGACGATTCGGTGCTTTGTTGGACCTGTGGGAGCGAAGTCGACCGCACCCAGATCGAGTCGACACTCGAGCAGATGCGGTCGCTACATGCGTCGAAACTCAATCAACAGAAAGATCTCGAGGAACAGATTCGGGAGCTTCGCTCGCAACGACGAAAACTGGAGTCGACCCGTGAGCGTCGACGGTCGATAGAAACCCGATTGGACGAGATTTCGACGGAGATCGTGACCCGTGAGGACCGTCTCGAGTCGTTACAGGACCGCCGAGATGAACTCGAGGGGGAAATTGACGATGTGTCGTCGACTGTCGAGGAACTCGAGGCGGCAGTTGCCGAGGAAAGCGACGACGACGGGCCACAGATGCTCGAACTGAACAAAGAGGCAAACGATCTCGAATTCACGCTTGGGCGACTCGAACGCGAGCGAGAATCGGTGAGTGACGATATCGACGAAATTGAAGCATCTCTCGCCCGAGAGGAAACGCTCGAAGATCGCCTGGAGTCCATTCGGGACGAACTCGAAAATCAGCGAACCCGTATCGAACGCATCGAACGAGAAGCTGTCGAGTCGTTCAACGAGCACATGGCGACGGTCCTCGAGGTACTCGATTACTCGAATATCGAGCGAATCTGGCTGGAACGCGTCGAACGGACAGTTCGAGAAGGCCGGCGGACGGTCAACCGTGGCGAGTTCGATCTCCACGTGATTCGAAGCGCTGCTGACGGCCGAACCTACGAGGATACCATCGAACATCTGAGTGAGAGCGAACGAGAAGTGACGGGCCTGATTTTCGCCCTGGCTGGATACCTCGTCCACGAGGTCTACGAGGAGTTACCGTTCGTCCTGTTGGACTCTCTCGAGTCGCTCGATTCGGATCGGATTGCCTCACTGGTGGAATACTTCGGTGAGTACTGCGATTACCTCGTCGTTGCCTTGCTGCCGGAAGACGCTCGAGCACTCGACGACGAACACACTTTCATCGAGTCTATCTGA
- a CDS encoding methylmalonyl-CoA mutase family protein, whose amino-acid sequence MYDDDELESIQSAGEDWESETLEPVLDRFGERKDRFATISNLEVDRLYTPNDVDELDFLEDLGFPGEEPYTRGPYPTMYRGRTWTMRQFAGFGTAEETNERFHYLIGEGQTGLSTAFDMPTLMGLDSDDPMSDGEVGQEGVAVDTLRDMEILFDGIDVGDVSTSFTINPSAAVIYAMYVALADQQGVPREQINGTLQNDMFKEFIAQKEWVIPPEPALKLVTDVVEFSTEQTPKFHPISVSGYHIREAGSTAIQELAFTLADGFGYVEDAMDRGLEVDEFAPRLSFFFNCHNSFFEEIAKFRAARRIYARVMDEWYDAERAESKRLKFHTQTAGQSLTAQQPINNVARVTMQALAGVLGGTQSLHTNSFDEALALPSEKAVRVALRTQQIIAEESGAADIVDPLGGSFAVESLTNEIEQEAMAYIEEILEMGDGSVRDGILNGIDDGYFLRGIQEASYEYQERVEREEEIVVGVNKFTIDEDTSPDILHVDESAQETQLERLERTKAEREEEAVTAALEAVESAIETDENTIPAIVEAVKAYATMGEIMQVFEDNYGAYSEQIGLA is encoded by the coding sequence ATGTACGATGACGACGAACTCGAGTCGATACAGTCGGCTGGCGAAGACTGGGAATCGGAGACGCTCGAGCCGGTACTCGATCGGTTTGGCGAGCGCAAAGACCGCTTTGCGACGATCTCGAACCTCGAGGTCGACCGGCTGTACACGCCCAACGACGTCGATGAGCTCGATTTCCTCGAGGATCTGGGCTTTCCCGGCGAGGAGCCCTACACTCGCGGCCCCTATCCAACGATGTACCGGGGGCGGACGTGGACGATGCGTCAGTTCGCGGGGTTCGGCACTGCAGAGGAGACCAACGAACGCTTTCACTACCTGATTGGGGAGGGCCAAACTGGTCTTTCGACGGCGTTCGATATGCCGACGCTGATGGGCCTGGATTCTGACGACCCGATGAGCGATGGAGAGGTCGGACAGGAGGGCGTCGCCGTCGACACCTTGCGGGATATGGAGATTCTGTTCGATGGAATCGACGTTGGCGACGTCTCCACGAGTTTTACTATCAACCCGTCTGCTGCCGTTATTTACGCGATGTACGTCGCACTGGCCGACCAGCAAGGCGTCCCCCGTGAACAGATCAACGGGACGCTGCAAAACGACATGTTCAAAGAGTTTATCGCCCAGAAAGAGTGGGTGATTCCCCCCGAACCGGCGCTCAAACTCGTGACCGACGTCGTCGAATTCTCGACCGAGCAGACGCCGAAGTTTCACCCCATCTCTGTTTCCGGCTACCACATCCGCGAAGCCGGGTCGACCGCGATTCAGGAACTCGCGTTCACGCTCGCCGACGGCTTCGGCTACGTCGAGGATGCAATGGACCGCGGCCTCGAGGTAGACGAGTTCGCCCCGCGACTCTCCTTTTTCTTCAACTGTCACAACTCGTTTTTCGAGGAGATCGCGAAGTTCCGTGCAGCCCGACGCATTTACGCTCGCGTGATGGACGAGTGGTACGATGCCGAACGAGCCGAATCCAAACGGCTGAAGTTCCACACCCAGACCGCAGGCCAGTCGCTGACAGCCCAGCAGCCAATCAACAACGTCGCTCGAGTGACGATGCAGGCGCTGGCGGGTGTGCTCGGAGGCACCCAGTCGCTGCACACGAACAGTTTCGACGAGGCGTTGGCGCTGCCGAGCGAAAAAGCAGTGCGCGTCGCGTTGCGAACGCAGCAGATCATCGCCGAAGAGTCAGGGGCAGCCGACATCGTCGACCCGCTCGGCGGCTCCTTTGCGGTCGAATCGCTCACCAACGAAATCGAGCAGGAGGCAATGGCCTACATCGAGGAAATTCTCGAGATGGGCGACGGCTCGGTCCGTGACGGCATCCTCAACGGGATCGACGACGGCTACTTCCTGCGGGGAATTCAGGAGGCCTCGTATGAGTACCAGGAACGCGTCGAGCGCGAGGAAGAAATCGTTGTGGGCGTCAACAAGTTCACCATCGACGAAGATACCTCACCTGATATTCTCCACGTCGATGAGAGTGCTCAGGAAACGCAACTCGAGCGCCTCGAGCGAACGAAAGCCGAGCGCGAAGAGGAGGCGGTCACGGCGGCGCTCGAGGCAGTCGAGTCGGCGATCGAAACCGACGAGAACACCATCCCAGCCATCGTCGAGGCGGTGAAAGCCTATGCGACGATGGGCGAAATCATGCAGGTGTTCGAAGATAACTACGGCGCCTATAGCGAACAGATCGGTCTAGCCTGA
- the rdfA gene encoding rod-determining factor RdfA, with the protein MSSHGGPGPRPKVVRIIEQYALEGIGDELEHKWTRDEDRMSLRALADEFNERLVERALHDAAVDTLTEDSSHIYAVLNGDAGTSGEQTQLKRRLERDGVDVDALTSDFVTYQAIRSYLTNIREASAPTKDDETIRDNAADTIAQLRERTAAVTESKLAGLESSDRLTLGEHRVRVDVRVFCEDCGKQYDVGTLLENGSCGCNQ; encoded by the coding sequence ATGTCATCCCATGGTGGTCCCGGACCGAGGCCAAAAGTTGTTCGCATTATCGAACAGTACGCCCTCGAGGGGATCGGCGACGAACTGGAACACAAGTGGACGAGAGACGAAGACCGAATGAGCCTCAGAGCGCTCGCCGACGAGTTCAACGAACGCCTCGTCGAGCGAGCCCTACACGACGCAGCGGTCGATACACTGACTGAAGACAGTAGCCATATCTATGCCGTACTCAACGGTGACGCTGGAACCAGTGGCGAACAGACACAACTGAAACGGCGACTCGAACGTGACGGTGTCGACGTCGATGCCCTGACGAGCGATTTCGTCACCTACCAGGCGATTCGATCGTATCTCACAAACATACGCGAAGCGTCGGCTCCAACCAAAGACGACGAGACCATCAGGGATAACGCTGCAGACACCATCGCACAGCTTCGAGAACGAACAGCAGCAGTTACGGAAAGTAAACTCGCTGGTCTCGAGTCGAGCGATCGGCTCACACTTGGAGAGCACCGCGTCCGAGTCGACGTGCGCGTGTTCTGTGAAGACTGCGGGAAACAGTACGACGTCGGAACGTTGCTCGAGAACGGTTCCTGTGGATGTAACCAGTGA
- a CDS encoding cupin domain-containing protein produces the protein MYSKINLEDAEWRTQTDEEPAVKTLGYELKAAGEDRPNEMRFNYFHYEPGDAVRRHKQIDQEEVFFIVEGSGTFEVDGEEFPYESGDTIVVDAGPMRQIIAEEETYIFAVGAPNLRDDAVFEDELEGES, from the coding sequence ATGTACTCGAAAATCAACCTCGAGGACGCCGAGTGGCGCACCCAGACGGACGAAGAGCCGGCGGTCAAGACGCTCGGCTACGAACTCAAGGCGGCCGGTGAAGACCGGCCCAACGAGATGCGGTTCAACTACTTCCACTACGAACCGGGCGACGCCGTTCGTCGGCACAAACAGATCGACCAGGAGGAAGTCTTTTTTATCGTCGAGGGGAGCGGGACGTTCGAGGTCGACGGCGAGGAGTTCCCCTACGAGTCGGGCGACACCATCGTCGTCGATGCGGGGCCAATGCGCCAGATTATCGCCGAGGAGGAAACCTACATCTTCGCGGTCGGCGCGCCGAATCTGCGTGACGATGCCGTGTTCGAAGACGAACTCGAGGGCGAGTCGTAA
- a CDS encoding amidohydrolase family protein produces MVESDGKIIDVWCNIFTTEGTRLYYESQAQEVAAQIFGKHDMYDPDRGMSADEFVSIMDEHGVDQVFIPALKFGNPKGGMEIDVPHEMVADLVSEHPDRLKGMAGINPREGMTGVARLEEYVEDHGFVAALLEPYGWDRPINHRQYYPFYAKCAELGVPVMMQVGHSAMKMPSKMGKPLLLDDIAIDFPELDIIGGHTGWPWSKELEALVWKHDNLYLGATAHAPKYWEDNITQFIRTRGQDKVVFGTDYPVLEYPETLEQIDALGLDPAVERKLLYENARDLFGV; encoded by the coding sequence ATGGTCGAAAGCGACGGGAAAATCATCGACGTCTGGTGTAACATCTTCACCACGGAAGGGACGCGACTCTATTATGAGTCTCAGGCGCAGGAAGTCGCCGCACAGATCTTTGGCAAACACGACATGTACGACCCGGACCGTGGAATGTCGGCCGACGAGTTCGTCTCGATCATGGACGAACACGGCGTCGATCAGGTGTTCATCCCGGCGCTGAAGTTCGGCAACCCGAAGGGGGGAATGGAAATCGACGTTCCACACGAGATGGTTGCGGACCTCGTTTCGGAGCATCCTGACCGCCTCAAAGGGATGGCAGGCATCAATCCCCGAGAGGGGATGACTGGCGTCGCCCGCCTCGAGGAGTACGTCGAAGACCACGGCTTCGTCGCGGCTCTTCTGGAACCCTACGGCTGGGACCGACCGATCAACCACCGACAGTACTACCCGTTCTACGCGAAGTGTGCCGAACTCGGGGTGCCGGTGATGATGCAGGTGGGTCACTCCGCGATGAAGATGCCGAGCAAGATGGGGAAGCCTCTGTTGCTCGACGACATCGCGATCGATTTCCCGGAACTCGACATTATCGGCGGCCACACCGGGTGGCCGTGGTCCAAAGAACTCGAGGCGCTGGTGTGGAAACACGACAATCTTTATCTGGGCGCGACGGCCCACGCCCCGAAATACTGGGAGGACAACATCACTCAGTTCATCAGGACTCGCGGGCAGGACAAGGTCGTCTTCGGGACGGATTACCCCGTGCTCGAGTATCCGGAGACACTCGAGCAGATCGATGCGCTGGGACTCGACCCGGCCGTCGAACGCAAACTCCTGTACGAGAACGCCAGGGACCTGTTCGGCGTGTAG
- a CDS encoding IclR family transcriptional regulator, with the protein MNEPVPVKTAKTTLDFVEAVAALDGATFAEITDAVEMPKSTAHDYLQTLLQTGYLVEDDGAYTISTKFLELGESQRQGMKIYQSARPEIEKLAEETGEHSSLMIEENGLGVLMHIATGENALQLDVYAGQRFPLSTTAPGKAILAHLPRERVEAIIDEHGLPAVTTNTITDPEVLFEELETVRERGYSTDLEERVDGVNTVSAPIISKGRIQGAITVGGPAHRITGEVLEEEIPSMLLRTANVIQVNITYS; encoded by the coding sequence ATGAACGAACCCGTCCCGGTCAAAACAGCCAAAACGACGCTCGATTTCGTCGAGGCAGTCGCTGCTCTCGATGGGGCGACGTTCGCCGAAATAACGGACGCAGTAGAGATGCCAAAGAGCACTGCACACGATTATCTCCAGACACTATTGCAAACTGGTTATCTCGTCGAAGACGATGGCGCGTACACGATCAGCACCAAATTTCTCGAGTTGGGCGAGTCGCAACGCCAGGGGATGAAAATTTACCAGTCCGCCAGACCCGAAATCGAAAAACTCGCGGAGGAGACTGGCGAGCACTCGAGTCTGATGATCGAGGAGAACGGACTGGGCGTCCTCATGCACATTGCAACCGGCGAGAACGCGTTACAGCTCGATGTCTATGCAGGTCAACGGTTCCCGCTGTCGACCACGGCACCTGGCAAGGCCATCCTGGCACATCTCCCTCGAGAGCGTGTCGAAGCGATTATCGACGAACACGGGTTACCGGCGGTGACGACGAACACGATCACGGATCCGGAGGTGCTGTTCGAGGAACTCGAGACGGTTCGCGAACGTGGTTATTCGACCGATCTCGAAGAGCGAGTCGACGGCGTCAACACCGTTTCGGCCCCCATCATCAGCAAGGGGCGTATCCAGGGTGCGATCACCGTCGGTGGGCCGGCCCACCGAATCACCGGCGAGGTGCTCGAGGAGGAAATTCCGAGCATGTTGTTGCGGACGGCGAACGTGATTCAGGTCAACATTACGTATTCGTAG